From a region of the Vicingus serpentipes genome:
- a CDS encoding lysophospholipid acyltransferase family protein → MVNRIVYYLLILPISYLPHFLLYRVSDFAFFMMFHVLGYRKKVVYGNIKNSFPDKTPKEHHQIAKKFYVHFCDVIVEGLKGFTISEKELNKRFKVRDRTIVDKLYEEGKDIVFVGGHYNNWEILALGVSMQMRHLLIGIYKPLSNKYFDEKMQTSRQRFGMMLCPMSQTKKYFEKDFGRPKGIIFGMDQSPSNPKKAHWMTFLNQDTAVFYGAEKYAKEYNMPVVYGVIHKPKRGYYEAEFKMVTETPNEMGQGEIIEKAHRFLEDNINELPQYWLWTHRRWKHKREE, encoded by the coding sequence ATGGTTAACCGTATCGTTTATTATTTATTGATTTTACCCATTTCGTACTTACCTCATTTTTTATTGTATCGGGTTTCCGATTTTGCTTTTTTTATGATGTTTCATGTTTTGGGCTACCGTAAAAAGGTGGTTTATGGAAATATCAAAAACTCATTTCCTGATAAAACACCTAAAGAACATCACCAAATTGCAAAGAAGTTTTACGTTCATTTTTGTGATGTAATTGTAGAAGGATTAAAGGGGTTTACCATTTCTGAAAAGGAATTAAACAAGCGATTTAAAGTAAGAGACAGAACAATTGTAGACAAACTTTATGAAGAAGGAAAAGACATTGTTTTTGTTGGTGGACATTATAATAATTGGGAAATTTTGGCACTAGGCGTTTCGATGCAAATGCGACACTTACTAATAGGTATTTACAAACCATTAAGTAATAAGTATTTTGATGAAAAGATGCAAACTTCTCGTCAACGGTTTGGGATGATGCTTTGTCCGATGAGTCAAACAAAGAAATATTTTGAAAAAGATTTTGGACGGCCAAAAGGAATCATATTTGGGATGGACCAAAGCCCTTCGAACCCTAAAAAAGCACATTGGATGACTTTTTTAAATCAAGATACAGCTGTTTTTTATGGAGCGGAGAAATATGCGAAAGAATACAATATGCCTGTAGTTTATGGAGTAATTCATAAACCTAAAAGAGGTTATTATGAAGCAGAGTTTAAAATGGTTACAGAAACTCCAAACGAAATGGGACAGGGTGAAATTATTGAAAAAGCACATCGTTTTTTAGAAGACAATATAAATGAGTTGCCTCAGTATTGGCTTTGGACGCATCGAAGATGGAAACACAAACGAGAAGAATGA
- a CDS encoding 1-deoxy-D-xylulose-5-phosphate reductoisomerase, translating to MEKKKIAILGSTGSIGTQALEVIEEHADKFEVEVLTSNNNADLLIEQALKFKPNTVVIANEAHYKKVEEALWENDIKVFSGTDSLAQIVEMESINIVLTALVGYAGLKPTINAINAKKTIALANKETLVVAGELITKLARENGVHIYPVDSEHSAIFQCLTGELLNPIEKIYLTASGGPFRGKKREDLLNITKEQALKHPNWEMGAKITIDSATLMNKGLEVIEAKWLFNLKPEQIDVIVHPQSIVHSLVQFEDGSMKAQMGLPDMKQPIQYALSYPYRLTSKSPRFNFMDYPNLTFEQPDKETFKNLALAYEAMDKGGNLACILNAANEVAVDAFLKDKIKFLDIAEINQKCMEAISFIKNPSYEDYVKTNNETRVFAEGLVK from the coding sequence TTGGAAAAGAAAAAAATTGCCATACTTGGTTCTACTGGTTCTATAGGAACCCAAGCTCTAGAAGTAATAGAAGAACATGCCGATAAATTTGAAGTTGAAGTGTTAACTTCAAACAATAATGCTGATTTATTAATTGAACAAGCTTTAAAATTTAAACCTAATACTGTTGTAATTGCAAATGAAGCACATTACAAAAAAGTAGAGGAAGCTTTGTGGGAAAACGATATTAAAGTATTTTCTGGAACAGATTCTTTAGCTCAAATTGTGGAAATGGAGAGCATTAACATTGTTCTTACAGCTTTAGTAGGTTATGCTGGGTTAAAACCAACTATTAATGCAATTAATGCTAAAAAAACTATTGCGCTTGCCAACAAAGAAACCCTTGTGGTTGCTGGGGAATTAATCACCAAATTAGCTCGAGAAAATGGTGTGCATATTTACCCTGTTGACTCAGAACATTCTGCAATCTTTCAATGCTTAACTGGAGAATTATTAAATCCTATTGAAAAAATATATTTAACCGCTTCAGGTGGACCATTTAGAGGTAAAAAAAGAGAAGATTTATTAAACATCACAAAAGAACAAGCGCTAAAACACCCTAACTGGGAAATGGGAGCAAAAATCACTATCGACTCTGCTACTTTAATGAACAAAGGTTTAGAGGTTATTGAAGCAAAATGGTTGTTCAACTTAAAGCCAGAACAAATTGATGTAATAGTTCATCCCCAATCTATTGTTCATTCGCTTGTTCAATTTGAAGATGGCAGCATGAAAGCTCAAATGGGGTTGCCAGACATGAAACAACCTATTCAATATGCATTGTCATATCCTTATCGTTTAACTTCTAAATCGCCACGATTTAACTTTATGGATTACCCAAACTTAACCTTTGAGCAACCAGATAAAGAAACATTTAAAAATTTAGCTCTAGCTTATGAAGCGATGGATAAGGGCGGAAATTTAGCTTGCATTTTAAATGCTGCAAACGAAGTTGCTGTTGATGCATTTTTAAAAGATAAAATCAAGTTTTTAGATATTGCTGAGATTAATCAAAAATGCATGGAAGCTATCTCTTTCATTAAAAATCCTAGCTACGAGGATTATGTGAAAACAAATAATGAAACAAGAGTTTTTGCTGAAGGGTTAGTAAAATAA
- a CDS encoding DUF1697 domain-containing protein, with product MKIYIALLRGINVSGHKLIKMTELKSMFEKAEFKNVTTYIQSGNVVFSSKKEDIVSIQETIKTNILKVFGFDVDVQVLGAEKLQRITENHTFLEGNQDQLKAVYYTLLAEKPNSEFVKELEQLEQTEEFFKITDEVIYCFYPNGVGRAKWQGTFFEKKLKVSSTTRNYNTMKKLTELSKEVD from the coding sequence ATGAAAATATATATAGCTTTATTGAGAGGAATTAACGTTAGTGGTCATAAATTGATAAAAATGACTGAGTTAAAATCGATGTTTGAAAAGGCTGAATTTAAAAATGTAACAACCTATATTCAAAGTGGAAATGTAGTGTTTTCATCTAAAAAAGAAGATATTGTTTCAATTCAAGAAACAATAAAAACTAATATTTTAAAAGTATTTGGATTTGATGTAGATGTTCAAGTGTTAGGTGCTGAAAAATTACAAAGAATAACAGAAAATCATACCTTTTTAGAGGGAAATCAAGATCAGCTAAAAGCTGTTTATTATACTTTATTAGCAGAAAAGCCAAATTCAGAGTTTGTAAAAGAATTAGAACAATTAGAACAAACAGAAGAGTTTTTTAAAATAACAGATGAGGTTATTTATTGTTTTTATCCAAATGGTGTTGGAAGAGCAAAGTGGCAGGGTACATTTTTTGAAAAGAAATTAAAAGTGAGTAGCACTACCCGAAATTATAACACCATGAAAAAACTGACTGAATTATCTAAAGAAGTTGACTAA
- a CDS encoding SDR family oxidoreductase, whose translation MKAVITGATRGVGRASAFMLAQEGYDLALSSRNISDLEQLKLELESKFGNSVFIQQADLSIKEEAINFSENIIEKFNKIEVLINNIGKYNVSKLTDSDSDLELMINTNLNSAYYISKNIAVNMGNNNSGHIFNICSVLSLKPRIEAATYTISKHALKGFNDVLREEMREHNVKVTAIYPGSINTSSWDGIIAPKEKFVQPEDIAKTIKTCLSISKNANIEEIVINPLDKNY comes from the coding sequence ATGAAAGCGGTAATTACAGGTGCAACAAGAGGCGTTGGTAGAGCTTCAGCTTTTATGCTTGCTCAAGAAGGCTACGATTTAGCCTTATCTTCTCGCAATATTTCTGATTTAGAACAATTAAAATTAGAATTAGAATCAAAATTTGGCAATTCTGTTTTCATTCAACAGGCTGATTTATCCATTAAAGAAGAAGCCATAAATTTTTCGGAAAATATTATCGAAAAATTTAACAAAATTGAAGTACTAATTAACAATATTGGTAAATATAACGTTAGTAAACTGACCGATAGTGATAGTGATTTAGAGTTGATGATAAATACCAATTTAAATTCGGCTTATTACATTAGTAAAAATATTGCAGTAAATATGGGCAACAACAATAGTGGCCACATTTTTAATATCTGCTCTGTTTTGAGTTTAAAGCCAAGAATTGAAGCTGCAACTTATACTATATCTAAACATGCTTTAAAAGGCTTTAATGACGTGTTAAGAGAAGAAATGAGAGAGCATAATGTTAAAGTAACAGCTATTTATCCAGGTTCAATTAACACTTCTAGCTGGGATGGAATAATTGCTCCTAAAGAAAAATTTGTTCAACCAGAAGACATCGCTAAAACAATAAAAACCTGTTTATCCATTTCTAAAAATGCAAACATTGAAGAAATTGTGATTAATCCTTTAGATAAAAACTACTAA
- a CDS encoding heme-binding domain-containing protein — protein sequence MKKKILLAIVAILVIIQFFRIDKTNPEVVLENDFITITNPPEEIAAILKTSCYDCHSYETKYPWYTNVSPIAWWVKDHINEGRDELNFSEWANYKEKRKKHKLEECIELVEENEMPLESYLITHGDAKLTETQKTELLNWLHAEFKGKKKIDKAELSLNDGAKWQANKATTLGIAKMLEIVNDNTADNQITSLNGKGELLETEMKLIFEKCDMVGESHEQLHTFLLPLVKKFRTLRETTNVEEFYSTEKEIKNHLENYTNYFE from the coding sequence ATGAAAAAGAAAATATTATTAGCAATTGTAGCTATTTTAGTAATTATTCAATTTTTTAGAATTGATAAAACAAACCCTGAAGTGGTATTAGAAAATGATTTTATAACCATTACTAACCCTCCAGAAGAAATTGCTGCAATTTTAAAAACAAGTTGTTACGATTGTCACTCTTATGAAACTAAATATCCTTGGTACACTAACGTTTCACCAATAGCATGGTGGGTTAAAGATCATATTAACGAAGGTAGGGATGAATTAAATTTTTCTGAATGGGCAAATTATAAAGAAAAACGTAAAAAACACAAACTAGAAGAGTGCATTGAATTGGTTGAAGAAAATGAAATGCCTTTAGAAAGTTATTTAATTACTCATGGTGATGCAAAATTAACTGAAACTCAAAAAACAGAATTATTAAATTGGCTTCATGCTGAATTTAAAGGAAAAAAGAAAATCGATAAAGCAGAATTAAGCCTAAACGATGGTGCAAAATGGCAAGCAAATAAAGCGACCACGTTAGGCATTGCAAAAATGCTCGAAATTGTTAATGATAATACTGCTGATAATCAAATAACTTCTTTAAATGGGAAAGGAGAATTATTAGAAACTGAAATGAAACTTATCTTTGAAAAATGTGACATGGTTGGTGAATCTCATGAACAATTACATACGTTTTTACTTCCTTTAGTAAAAAAGTTTAGAACTTTAAGAGAAACAACAAATGTTGAAGAATTTTATTCTACTGAAAAAGAAATAAAAAATCATTTAGAAAATTATACTAATTACTTTGAGTAA
- a CDS encoding glycosyltransferase translates to MTNQKTILVCPLDWGLGHATRCIPIIQSFLKDNHKVIIGTSGKQEALLKQEFPYVTFIELKGYNVEYPENGAMISKMLTQLPKIKKAIQEEQEWLAAIIDKYKIDQVVSDNRYGLWNNKIESTLITHQLFIKAPTGEWLIEKILNNYLANFDEVWIPDIEGENNLSGDLAHKKPLPHNYKFIGPLSRFSSLKKACDFSEEYDFIAIVSGPEPQRTIFEKLILEQVRDTNLKGVLVRGLPDSNEKLKIENSAIQIYNHLETNEFLNYLQKSKVVISRSGYSTIMDLATLGKKAILVPTPGQTEQEYLAQYHQEKGQFYTQKQSEFDLEKAVKEVKNYSGFVM, encoded by the coding sequence TTGACTAATCAAAAAACCATATTAGTTTGCCCGTTAGATTGGGGGTTAGGACATGCTACGCGTTGCATACCAATTATACAATCTTTTTTAAAAGACAATCACAAAGTAATTATTGGTACTTCTGGAAAGCAAGAAGCATTGTTGAAACAAGAATTCCCTTATGTAACTTTTATTGAATTAAAAGGATATAACGTTGAATACCCTGAAAATGGAGCAATGATTTCAAAGATGTTGACTCAACTTCCGAAAATTAAAAAAGCTATACAAGAAGAACAGGAATGGTTAGCAGCAATTATTGATAAATACAAAATTGATCAAGTAGTTTCTGATAATCGATATGGTTTATGGAACAATAAAATAGAGTCGACTTTAATTACTCACCAGTTATTTATTAAAGCTCCAACAGGAGAGTGGTTAATTGAAAAAATACTTAATAATTATTTGGCAAATTTTGATGAAGTATGGATTCCAGATATTGAAGGGGAGAATAACCTTAGTGGCGATTTGGCTCATAAAAAACCATTACCTCATAATTATAAGTTTATTGGGCCTTTATCAAGATTTTCTTCATTAAAAAAGGCATGTGATTTCTCGGAAGAATATGATTTTATAGCTATTGTTTCTGGTCCAGAACCCCAACGAACAATTTTTGAAAAGCTAATATTAGAGCAAGTAAGGGATACAAATTTAAAAGGAGTATTAGTAAGAGGTTTGCCTGACTCTAATGAAAAATTGAAAATTGAAAACTCAGCAATTCAAATTTACAATCATCTTGAAACCAATGAATTTTTAAATTACCTTCAAAAAAGTAAAGTGGTGATTAGCCGTTCTGGTTACAGCACGATTATGGATTTAGCTACATTGGGTAAAAAAGCGATTTTAGTTCCCACACCCGGACAAACAGAGCAAGAATATTTAGCCCAATACCATCAAGAAAAAGGGCAGTTTTATACTCAAAAGCAAAGTGAATTTGATTTAGAGAAGGCAGTGAAAGAGGTAAAAAATTACAGTGGATTTGTAATGTAA
- a CDS encoding DUF302 domain-containing protein: MKYYNAKNIPNTTVEKLRPKVEEELKKEGFGVLTEIDIQATMKKKLDKDYLPHLILGACNPVYADKVISIEPTISTMLPCNVTLRQLEDGSVQIAIIDPAAAMGAIGNPSLETPAKEVQEKLMNVLNNI, from the coding sequence ATGAAATATTACAACGCTAAAAACATTCCTAATACTACTGTAGAAAAACTTCGACCAAAAGTTGAAGAGGAACTAAAAAAAGAAGGTTTTGGTGTGCTTACAGAAATTGACATCCAAGCAACGATGAAAAAGAAATTAGATAAGGATTATTTGCCTCATTTAATTTTAGGTGCATGTAACCCTGTTTATGCTGACAAAGTAATTAGTATTGAGCCAACTATTAGCACAATGCTGCCATGTAATGTAACCCTTCGTCAATTGGAAGATGGGAGTGTTCAAATTGCAATTATTGACCCTGCTGCGGCAATGGGTGCCATTGGTAATCCTAGTTTAGAAACACCAGCAAAAGAAGTACAAGAAAAGTTAATGAACGTTTTAAATAACATTTAA